A region of Vespula vulgaris chromosome 1, iyVesVulg1.1, whole genome shotgun sequence DNA encodes the following proteins:
- the LOC127064415 gene encoding uncharacterized protein LOC127064415, with product MSSKTERLFFESLQHKALECLDTFPSKVVELNEIIEEYMPESARNNINVNTNVIYPQARSVSTLSSIRDLTTYYSLSMCDRSRTRHRIYKRKYHRIYGGNNTTIRRYPGALGQLLAFIISRLASCTKKIVFTPSYFVIDNVIPMFFQKSEFQNAQCGTSSNWSSSVLEYTSSIKKDDTIVDTFIGIMRPAAVQLIADITILKRWLQALALIKNSLESIELTNATRTTETIDCWAYELFFHLKNLQATPKESGDRNGMTHLNLWHRMVQLRNNYIILYETLNNNQNILNLASMEVS from the exons aTGTCTTCCAAGACGGAACGTTTATTCTTCGAAAGCCTTCAGCATAAG GCTCTCGAATGTCTGGATACGTTTCCAAGTAAAGTAgtcgaattaaatgaaatcattGAAGAATATATGCCGGAATCAGCGAGGAATAATATCAACGTAAACACTAACGTAATTTATCCTCAAGCGAGATCAGTGTCAACGTTGTCAAGTATAAGAGATC TTACAACTTATTATTCTCTATCGATGTGCGATCGTAGCCGCACGAGACAcagaatttataaaagaaaatatcacaGAATATACGGTGGTAATAACACGACGATACGTCGATATCCTGGTGCCCTTGGTCAGCTATTGGCATTTATCATAAGTCGACTAGCTTCCTGtacaaaaaaaatcgtattcaCGCCGTCCTATTTCGTAATCGACAATGTCATTCCAATGTTCTTCCAAAA ATCAGAGTTTCAAAACGCGCAATGTGGTACATCCTCCAACTGGAGCTCCTCCGTTCTAGAGTATACGTCTAGCATCAAAAAGGATGACACGATCGTTGATACATTTATCGGCATCATGCGACCAGCCGCTGTTCAATTAATCGCAGATATCACGATA CTTAAACGTTGGCTGCAGGCCCTTGCCCTAATCAAAAATTCGCTCGAGTCGATCGAATTGACCAATGCGACTCGTACTACCGAAACCATCGATTGCTGGGCCTACGAGCTCTTCTTTCATCTCAAGAACCTTCAA GCAACTCCTAAGGAATCGGGGGATCGCAACGGTATGACACACTTGAACTTGTGGCATCGGATGGTCCAActtcgtaataattatattatcctCTACGAAACATTGAATAACAATCAAAACATCTTGAATCTCGCGTCTATGGAAGTTTCTTGA